In a single window of the Streptomyces cinnabarinus genome:
- a CDS encoding IclR family transcriptional regulator encodes MTPRSAPDRLLSVLAAFDHEHPALSLTDISRRAGLSLTTAHRLVGALTEWGALERDPDGVYHVGLRLWEVAALAPRGLALRQVALPYLEDLYEATHENVQLAVRDGGEVVYIEWLSGRSAVGVHIRVGARWPLHATGVGLALLAHDEPARQEEYCAGPLAAFTPYTITRPERLRRELAEVRRTGVAVSSRQVTDDALSVAAAVRGPGGAVVAAVSVVVPEADAQVPVLAPAVRIAARGISRALGWRPEEA; translated from the coding sequence ATGACGCCTCGTTCCGCGCCCGACCGGCTGTTGTCCGTGCTCGCCGCCTTCGACCACGAGCACCCGGCCCTGAGCCTGACGGACATCAGCCGGCGGGCCGGGCTGAGTCTGACCACCGCGCACCGGCTGGTGGGCGCCCTCACCGAGTGGGGCGCCCTGGAGCGGGACCCTGACGGCGTCTATCACGTGGGGCTCAGGCTGTGGGAGGTGGCGGCGCTGGCACCGCGCGGGCTGGCGCTGCGGCAGGTGGCGCTGCCGTATCTGGAGGACCTGTACGAAGCGACCCATGAGAACGTGCAGTTGGCGGTGCGGGACGGCGGGGAGGTCGTCTACATCGAGTGGCTGTCGGGCCGTTCGGCGGTGGGCGTGCACATCCGGGTCGGTGCGCGTTGGCCCCTGCACGCCACCGGGGTGGGCCTGGCGTTGCTGGCCCATGACGAGCCCGCCCGGCAGGAGGAGTACTGCGCGGGTCCCTTGGCCGCCTTCACGCCGTACACCATCACCCGTCCCGAGCGGCTGCGCCGGGAGCTGGCCGAGGTGCGGCGCACGGGGGTGGCGGTGAGCAGTCGTCAGGTCACCGACGACGCCCTGTCGGTGGCCGCCGCGGTGCGGGGTCCCGGTGGCGCGGTGGTCGCGGCCGTGTCGGTGGTGGTGCCCGAGGCCGACGCCCAGGTCCCGGTGCTGGCCCCGGCCGTGCGGATCGCGGCGCGGGGGATCTCGCGCGCCCTGGGCTGGCGGCCGGAGGAAGCCTGA